The proteins below are encoded in one region of Brachyspira hampsonii:
- a CDS encoding alginate O-acetyltransferase AlgX-related protein, whose product MLFDKVSIKYNTGEIDFTLEELNTIKDVLIFFRDELKKRNIEFALFIAPNKESIYYEFIPKYIKLKDISTIDKLVSYLRENTDINIIYPKYEMLKYKNKYELYYKEDVHWNDIGGYIGYLELMKALNMTNELVPIENVKILEEDSLDHYILTNYTKNHFNIIEGANNHYYSKQDNYYSYSKSDVSNNCNILFIRDSYGYHLFNYIASSFNSTIFLHRSSFNIEYIKERDINLVVLEFAGFSIKGLLEMTNWRIEEMNRD is encoded by the coding sequence ATGTTATTTGACAAAGTTTCTATAAAATATAATACAGGAGAAATAGATTTTACTTTGGAAGAATTAAATACGATTAAAGATGTTTTGATATTTTTTAGAGATGAGCTTAAAAAAAGAAATATAGAATTCGCATTATTTATAGCACCTAACAAAGAAAGTATATATTATGAATTTATTCCTAAATATATAAAGTTAAAAGATATAAGCACTATTGATAAATTAGTTTCATATTTAAGAGAAAATACTGATATTAATATAATTTATCCTAAATATGAAATGTTAAAATATAAAAATAAATACGAGCTATACTATAAAGAAGATGTTCATTGGAATGATATAGGCGGATACATAGGGTATTTGGAATTGATGAAAGCATTAAATATGACAAATGAGTTAGTTCCTATAGAAAATGTAAAAATCTTAGAAGAAGATAGTTTAGATCATTATATATTAACAAATTATACTAAGAATCATTTTAATATAATAGAAGGTGCAAATAATCATTATTATTCTAAACAGGATAATTATTATTCATATTCTAAGTCTGATGTTTCTAATAACTGTAATATATTATTTATTAGAGATTCTTATGGTTATCATCTGTTTAATTATATAGCTTCTTCATTTAATAGTACAATATTTCTGCACCGCAGTTCTTTTAATATAGAATATATTAAAGAAAGAGATATAAATTTAGTTGTTTTAGAATTTGCTGGATTTAGTATTAAAGGTTTATTAGAAATGACTAATTGGAGAATAGAGGAAATGAACAGAGATTAA